In a genomic window of Gossypium arboreum isolate Shixiya-1 chromosome 9, ASM2569848v2, whole genome shotgun sequence:
- the LOC108454292 gene encoding 65-kDa microtubule-associated protein 3-like, protein MPTPKIDPLLQVETTCGTLLYELQIIWDEVGETDADRDKMLLELERECLEVYRRKVDQANRCRAQLRQTIADSEAELAAICSAMGERPVHIRQSDQNAGSLKEELSKILPQLEEMKKRKIERRNQFVEVLEQIQKITNEIYGSTESFSSKTDVDETDLSLRKLEELHRQLHELQTEKSDRLKQVQDYLSMLNELCSVMGMDFKQTVDEIHPTLGDPKGFRSISNNTIEQLATLIKKLREVKIQRMQRLQDLATTMLELWNLMDTPIEEQQMFQNVTCNVAASEHEITEPNTLSVDFIKYVEAEVSRLEELKSSKMKELVLKKRLELEEICRKTHLVPDSECAIEDAIVAIESGLVDAATILEQIELQIAKVKEEAFSRKEILEKVEKWLTACDEECWLEEYNRDENRYNAGKGAHLTLKRAEKARALVNKLPGMVEALASKTVAWEKERGVEFLYDGIRLLSMLEEYTILRQEKEQERRRLRDQKKLQGQLIAEQEALYGSKPSPLKPQSVKKGPRYSTGGASNRRVSLGGAMVPAHKPDSLHSAKATPKTRPSKKSDHLNHRQDDGIPAFSAVRRGLDIAETPVRKHSSTPSAVNGKEPESPLLVRKPFSPIASAVSSKANMTNMLEVEDDGETSHKMLHPSNDLSHTTTPLKTIPLIDEENRTPKAMPIIPSTPSTLSVPMQTAMTPAPPLAPIPFAITKPVEEIEQSFEERRLAFLLSKIQMTSS, encoded by the exons ATGCCTACTCCAAAAATTGATCCACTTCTTCAAGTGGAAACAACATGTGGAACCCTTCTGTACGAACTTCAG ATAATCTGGGATGAAGTCGGGGAGACTGATGCTGACAGGGATAAAATGCTGCTTGAGCTCGAAAGAGAGTGCCTGGAAGTATATCGAAGAAAGGTGGATCAGGCAAATCGCTGCAGAGCTCAGCTACGACAGACAATTGCTGATTCTGAAGCTGAACTAGCTGCCATCTGCTCCGCAATGGGGGAGAGGCCAGTACATATTAGGCAG TCTGATCAAAACGCTGGAAGCTTGAAGGAGGAGCTCAGCAAGATTCTTCCACAATTGGAGGAAatgaagaaaaggaaaattgaaagAAGAAATCAATTTGTAGAAGTTCTAGAGCAAATACAAAAGATCACAAATGAAATTTATGGATCCACCGAATCATTTTCTTCCAAAACAGATGTGGATGAAACTGACTTATCCTTAAGGAAGCTTGAAGAATTGCATAGACAGCTCCATGAGCTTCAGACAGAGAAG AGTGATCGTCTGAAGCAGGTTCAAGATTACCTTAGCATGTTGAACGAACTCTGCTCTGTGATGGGAATGGATTTCAAGCAGACGGTTGATGAGATCCATCCCACTTTAGGTGACCCTAAAGGATTTAGGAGTATTAGCAATAATACTATTGAGCAGTTGGCAACGTTGATAAAAAAGTTACGGGAAGTTAAAATACAGAGGATGCAACGG CTACAAGATCTTGCGACTACCATGTTGGAGTTATGGAATCTGATGGATACACCAATTGAAGAGCAACAGATGTTTCAAAATGTTACCTGTAATGTTGCTGCTTCAGAACATGAAATTACTGAACCCAATACTCTCTCAGTAGATTTCATAAAATAC GTTGAGGCAGAAGTTTCACGGTTGGAAGAGTTGAAGTCAAGCAAAATGAAAGAGCTTGTCCTCAAGAAGAGATTAGAGCTAGAGGAGATCTGTAGAAAAACGCACCTGGTTCCAGATTCAGAATGTGCAATAGAAGATGCCATTGTAGCTATTGAGTCTG GGCTAGTGGATGCTGCTACCATACTAGAACAAATTGAACTTCAAATTGCGAAGGTCAAAGAGGAAGCTTTTAGCAGGAAAGAAATACTTGAAAAGGTGGAGAAATGGTTGACAGCATGTGATGAGGAGTGCTGGCTTGAGGAATATAACAGG GATGAAAACCGATATAATGCCGGAAAAGGTGCACATCTTACACTCAAGCGTGCTGAGAAAGCCCGTGCCTTGGTTAATAAACTTCCAG GAATGGTGGAGGCATTAGCTTCAAAGACCGTGGCATGGGAGAAAGAGAGAGGGGTTGAATTTTTGTATGATGGT ATTCGTCTGCTTTCTATGCTTGAAGAGTACACTATCTTACGACAAGAGAAAGAGCAAGAGCGTCGTAGGTTGCGG GACCAGAAGAAACTTCAGGGACAGCTGATAGCAGAGCAAGAAGCACTGTATGGGTCAAAACCAAGCCCATTGAAGCCGCAGAGCGTAAAAAAGGGTCCTAGGTATTCAACTGGAGGTGCAAGCAATAGAAGAGTCTCCTTGGGAGGAGCCATGGTTCCAGCTCATAAACCTGATTCTCTTCACTCTGCAAAGGCTACTCCCAAAACACGTCCTAGCAAGAAAAGTGACCATTTAAATCATCGCCAGGACGATGGCATTCCCGCTTTCTCAGCTG TTAGGAGAGGCCTGGACATTGCTGAGACTCCTGTTCGAAAGCACTCTTCCACTCCCAGTGCTGTAAATGGTAAAGAACCAGAGTCACCATTATTAGTTCGTAAGCCATTCTCACCTATCGCTTCAGCAGTATCATCGAAGGCCAATATGACAAACATGTTAGAAGTTGAAGATGATGGTGAAACCTCGCACAAAATGCTTCATCCAAGTAATGATCTCTCACACACTACTACTCCATTAAAGACAATTCCTTTGATCGACGAAGAGAATAGGACTCCAAAGGCAATGCCAATAATACCTAGCACACCTTCGACATTATCAGTTCCAATGCAGACAGCCATGACACCGGCACCTCCGTTGGCACCTATACCTTTTGCTATTACCAAGCCAGTCGAAGAGATTGAACAGTCGTTTGAGGAAAGAAGGCTTGCTTTTCTGCTTTCTAAGATTCAAATGACGTCATCATGA